CGTAACAATAACTCGTTACCGAGCTATTCGCGAATAACCGCCGTCCACGTTTCTCTTCCTATCATATTCAATTGTCAATGAACCGAGACTTCCGCCTCAAAATCCAGAACCACATGACCCAAAAGCCTTGCAATTCCTTCTATTTTTTAACCGCCAGAGCAGCGCCTCAGTGGCCCGCCCCGTTGGTGTGAAGCGGGTTATAGGCATCATCTGACAAACCGTCAACACACCAAATCCAAATAAATCAAACAAACTGGGAAAACATAAAATTCAACCAATCAGCCAATTTCATATATCAATCAATCACATCAACAAAACAATCCAAAAACCGCACAATCATGCCAATAACAGCACAACAAAATCCCAGTTCCAACCCAAACCCTAACAAATACTCAATTTGCACAGAGACGTGTATTTGCCAACTTCATCAAACACTTCACGCGCCCAGTCTAGCAAGACACTCCCTACACCCATAACAATGAGTAAATACAACCCTCTAATACATCACCAATGTCGATCCAATAACCTACCAAAACATTGAGCGGTGAGCGGTGAGCGGTGAGCGGTGAGCGGTGAGCGGTGAGCGGTGAGCGGTGAGCGGTGAGCGGTGAGCGGTGAGCGGTGAGCGGTGAGCGGTGAGCCAAAAAACACGGTCCAGAATAATCCGCAACTCTCAAACAATCATTTGCATCCTAAACGCAAAGCCATGCGTGTTTTATGTCAAATCCGCGTTCTTATGTTCAGATCATAGCATAAGACGCGAAAACCGTCACTACAGGCGCGCAAGCCGACAGCTAAGTTGTCCCCTCACCAATACATATCTATGCCCGCGCTCGGCCAGTCTGCTCAATACGCCTATTCCGCATTCTACTCCAAACACAACCAACCATCGGGATCATCTTACAACGAGCCAAGATCGTTAGAGCAAGCCCGCAATATCGATCAGCGCCTTTTCAGCACCTCGTTCTCACCAACAAACCTCAGCCAAAACAAACTCAGGAAGAACATTACGGGAATGGATCAAGATCAAAAACTGTTCCATCCTTTCATCGTCAGTGCAACGCCTACTCAGACATCCATAGCGGCGCAAAGCCCAGCTCTTTGAAAACCGAATATCGAAAACAAATGGCCCCTCAAGGCAGAGCCCGTCTACGCAAACTCACAACACAAACATAAATAAGAACAAACACAAGCAGAGGAAGAAATTACGGTAAAACAACCTGATAGGAGTCATCAGCAGATCAAAGCATAGGTATTCCGCGCCAGCACATTCCTCAGCTAGAAAGCAAGCCAATGTTATAGATATGACATGCAACGTCCCTCATCACCGGCAAACATATTACTCAAGTAGAATTCTCCCATCATATGCTCAACGCCCCATGCGACCTGTATGCTGAGCTGGCTCAGGTTTCTTGGGCAAGTAGTGTAAGTGGATTTAGCTCCTGAAAGTGGCATTATGCCAAGAATAGGAGAGCCCCCCGTGAGCAGACGTCCGCGCCGAAACCATAGTCCGGCTTTTAAAAGTCCGGCTTTTAAAGCGAAAGTGGCGCTTGCTGCTATTCGCGGAGAGAAGACCTTAAATGAACTAGCTCAGGACTTTGACGTGCACGCGAACCAGATCAAACAGTGGAAAGAGCAGCCCCATGCAGTAGTACCCCGGCCATTAATGGAGAAGTTTTGGCATATCTTCATGTTTGTGGAACTATTATTGAATAAGCACTCTCGCTTTAATATATTTGCGAGGCGCCCTCTCGTGAGCAACGGTGCCAACCTTCGTTGCGCGACTCGCGAAGTTTTTAATGACTCTAAACTAGGAATGGTTTATTGTTGAGTTAGAAATGCATATTTTTATTGACCACACACTTCGGAAGACGCATAGCTTTAGATATGAGACTGACACAACAAACCAATTATGCCGTTCGTGCTCTCATGTATTGCGCGGCTAACCCTGGCAGACCAAGCAAGGTTGCAGAGATTGCGGCTTCGTTTTCCATGTCGGAAACGCATCTTTTCAAAATTATGAAGGTGCTTGTTGACTCTGACCTGATGAAGACTATTCGCGGGCGTAACGGTGGTATTGTTCTGCCTCGCCCTGCTGAACAAATCAGTGTTGGACAGGTTGTTCGTGCAACGGAAGAATCCTTCCTGCTAGCAGAATGTTTTGACAGTGGCCGACAGGATTGCCCTCTGGTCAATCACTGTGGGTTCAACTCTGTTCTTCATGAAGCGCTGGAAGCATTCCTTGGTGTGCTGGACAAATGTACGATTGCGGATCTTGCAGATAATCGTGCTGGCATTCGTCATCTGTTGCAGATCGAAGATCCTCTTTTGCCAAAGAACATTGCTGCCGCTGAATAAGCCGGGGGTGATATGTGAGATGATCAGGCAGCGGCTATTCGCTGCCTTTTTTGTTATTTGACGCGGAAAACTATTGGCGCCGTTCTGCTTATCGAGTTTTTTCTCATAGACGGAGGAAATGCGGGGAACGGAGAAGCGGCTCTCACAGCCTTCAAAGCAGCCTGATCTAGCTTTTTGTTTCCGCTGGAGCGCGAGACCGTCGCCGCTGTCACAGTCCCACTTCGCTGGACAGTGAACGTCACGCGGACAGTGCCCGTTTTCTTGCGCTTTTTTTCCCGCTTAGGATATTTACGTTCCGCTGCTCTTTGCAGCTTCCTTTGAACACTGCCCCAATAATTATCCTTTGCCGCATTGCCTGCGCCATCACCTGAGCCGGCGACATTATTTCCGCTCTTAGCTGTTTTTGTGCCTTTGCGGGTAACGTCGGACCCTCTTTTCTGATTGAACTGCGCATTGCCTGCACGTTGTGGTGGCTTTTTCTGCTTTTTTGGCTTTGCTTTGTTTGGTTGCTTTGGTCTCGGCGGCGCGGCGCGCGGTATTGGAACAGTCACAGCAGCGACGTTGGTTTCTACCGGCTTCGCTTCCAGTTCTTTTGTTTCTTCAACTCGCGTTGCTGTCTCAGCTTCAACAGGCTTCACTTCTTTCAGCTCAACAGGTGTCTCAAGCTCTTTAGGTTGAAGAGGTTTTGCTGCTTCCGGCTGAACGGATTCAGCTTTCTCCCTCGCTTTAATTTTCAAATCAGCTTGAGTTGACTGTGCCTGTGTCAGCTCGACAGGCTTAAGAGCATCAATCTCGCTGGAGGCCGTCACTTCCCTTACAGAAATTGGAGTAGCGGGCACGGCTTCTTCGTTAGGCTTAACTTCGGAAATTTCAGTTTTCTGCGTGATACCTTCAATTTGCGGCACGATAACCGGCGCAACCGTTTGAGGTATTAGCTGTACAATGCGTTTGGCTGGAGTGATGACGGGTTCAACAACCTCAACCGGTTTTACAGGCGTTATCTCCCGTGGTTCCTGAGTGACTTCTTTTTGTTCAATCTCGCGCGGTTTGATTTCCTTCGGCTGCTCTTGCTCGATTGGTTCTATAACCTCACGCGACCCAGCAATCAGGTCTTCAATGGACCCCACAACAGATACGGAAGTTGATTGGCTTGAGGCGATTTGAACTTCAGGAGTGCGGGTGTAGAACCATGCAAAGCCGGCAGCATGAACACTGACAGAGATAAGCAGGGCGGCGGTTAGGGCTGAGCCACCTAATTTTCCAGATCCATTCCGCTTCATTTTGAAGCCCTGACGGTTACGAGCGTGATCTCTGCAAAACCCTGCTTTTTGAGAGCAGCTAGTGTTCTTGCTAGAGTCTGGCCGGACAAGGCTTTGTCAGCTACAACCATCAACGGACTACTTTCAGATCCAATTGGAACCAAATCAGCAACGTCTACGGGCTGATCATTTTGTAATATGCTGCCGTCAGCAGCCATGATCAGCGCTCCTGCGATGAGCTCCCGGCTGGTTTGTTCGCGCGTCTCCGCGGGTTTGACGTTTTTGGCATCATCCCGATCAATTGACCCCGCGAAGAGAAAAAAGATCAGCATGAGAAACACGATGTTGATCAACGGGATCGTGTTCTCCAGGGCTCTCTTCTGCGGTTTTGTCTGTAGACGCATTTCAAATTCTTCTTTTGGCGAAGTTACTTAATTAATTGCCGACGAGGGTTGCGGACCAACCTGCTGTTTTTAACATTTCCAGCGCGGTTACCACATCCTGAACCGTAGACTCTTTCGCAGCTAAAATCGCGATGGGCCGGCCCTGCTCAATTCCTGCTTCTTTTAGAGATTGCAGCAGGAGTTCAGCCTGCAATGCATCTCCATTGAGTGTCAGCTTTCCTTCTGCAAAAATACGCAGGAGCACAGGCGCCTCTTTCATTTGCCCTGCGCCCTCTTTCCCAGTTCCAACATCCAAACGCTGGTAAACTGAAAATGTAGATGCCAGCATAAAGAACATCAGCAATAGGAAAATCACATCAATCAAGGATGTGAGGCCGGGTGCTCGGCTGCGCTTGGGAGCAGCACTAAGGCGCATCGTGGACAACCTCGAAGCGTGCCATTTCTCTGGATGTCGCTTTTTCGTCCGTCTGAGCCACAACAGACGTGATTGCGCCAGTAAACAGCTCAGTGACGATCCGTTCCATTGCACCCTGCTCGCGTTCGATGCGGCCCTCAAATAATGACAGCATTACAGATGCTGGAATTGCGACTGCCAAGCCTACGGCTGTCGTGAGCAGTGCAACCCAGATGCCTCCGGCGAGCATTGATGGGTCAACCTGAGATCCCGCATCAGCCATCGCCTGAAATGCGCCAATCATACCAATCACAGTGCCAAACAGACCGAGCAAAGGTGCGATTTGAGCGATCATATCCAACGGGCGCAAATAGCTGCGAAGATCACCTAAATGCGTGAAGCAAACGCGCTCGACATCCTCGCGGATTTTTTCTTCTGGCACCTGAGGCTTCATGAGACCGCGCATGGCATGGGCAAGCACATCAGAAACCGGAGAGCGGTCCGTTACGACCAGATGATAGGCTTGGTCTCGTTTACCGACGCGCCAAAATGCGACAGCTTGCTGAGCTTTGCGATGCCGGCCAACACCAGCAACACCAAACTGCCAGAGTTTTGCAAAGACTATCGTCAAAGCCAGCACACTTACAGCCAGCAGTAGGCCGACAACAATACCGCCTTTTTCGAGAAGGCCCATAAAAGGACTGAGGGCGGATGTCAGGCCTAAAGTTTCGATCATTGCGTTCATTTCTGGCGGTCTCGCAGCTCTCTATCAAATCTGGATAATGAGGAAATTTACATGGTTAGTTCTATTGCAGCACGGGAGGACACATGCAATGCGTCCAAACAGCTGGATGGAGACACCGCAGCCGACCCCTCACATTGAGACACATCGTTGATCAGCAGTGACGAGATTTGGTTACACTCGCTTGATGGAAGATCGTATTGCTGAACACGGGTTTTACCAGTGGGAAGACGACCCGTCTTCATGCTCAGAAAGTCGGAGATTCCACCAGTGCTGTCAAACACTACCAAATCCAGTGAAAGCTGGCTGATCTCGTCGTTGAGGTGATTTCTGACCAGTAAGCTGACCCGACACCCTGCATTAATGGTTTCGGCCTTGTTCAGTTGAAGCGCTATGACTGGCTCTTTTGCGCCTTCAGTGGATTGCGCGAAGCCTGTTTGCGTTATCCACAACGGAAGAACCGCGAGTAAAAGTATCTTAGCCAGCTTGTTCATGGGGCCCCAACATATAAAATAAATATATTTGCAAATGCAAATCAGTCGCAGATATCAAGGATATCGTGGGCTGGCTGACTGTTGAGGGAGAGCATAACAGCTGGCTTGCGCACCGATACATACCCTACTCAAGGACGGTTTGCGAGAGGACGCGACTCCAGCAATTTTTGAGTAGGCATTGCACTTGTAATAAAACTTGAATATGAAAGTCAAGAATTAAACACGCTAGATGAAATAGTAATAATGTGAGTATCGCGACCATGCACTGTAACGCTTATCGGGGAAAGACAGGGACGGATGTATGCCATGGATAAATCTCAAGAATGCATTGAAAATCAATCACATGAGAAGATGGTTGATAGCAAGGACCTGTTTGGTCAGGAACGGGAGATCACGATCTCACACCGTGAGAATCTCTACCGACTTTCTATCACAAAGCTTGGAAAACTGATTCTTACTAAGTAATTATGGAAAGCTCAGGCTTCAACTGCATTTGCTCGACAAACCAGCATTCCAAACGAAAACGGCCGGCCCCATATGAGGCCGGCACGCTTTTGGTTCGCTTCAAAGATTGAACTTAGTTCAAGTCCTGCTGCATTACGAACGCATCACCATCAACCTTAAACAGGCCATAAGATCCTGGTACGTCGCCAGCATTGTCAAAGTTCAGGTCGCCAGAAGCGCCCTTGTAGTCGATGTCTTTGCCAGCTGCGATCAGCTCAACAGCCTTTTTCCATTCGCCTGGACGAACAGCTTCGCCCTGACCGTTGGAAACAGCAGCCATCGATGTGGAAACCTTGGTGGAAACACCACCAGATTTTTCCAGTGCCAACGCCATCAGGAATGCCGCGTCGTAAGAGCTTGTCACGAAGATTGCGTCTGGGTTACCGCCAACGCTAATGTAGGCTTCGTTGAACAGCTCAAGGCTATCTGACTTTTCACCAACGGGAGAAGACGCAATAAAGTTGGTGAGGTTTTCTGCACCAAGCTCACGAATGAGCGCATCAGACTTCATGCCATCGCCGCCAACGAAGTTGGTGAAGAAGCCATTTTCCAGAGCCTGACGAAGGATGGTAAGGCCAGTGCCGTCACCGTAATCGAAGATCACCAAAGTATCTGCGCCACCACGAGCCAATTCAGCAAGGTTGGAGCGGTAAGACGCTTTGCCTTCTTCGTGTGCAGCGTAACCAGCGATTTCGCCGCCGTTTGCTTCAAACTCAACTTTGAACGCATTGGAAAGACCGCTGCCGTAATCATTGTTGAGGTAGGCGACAGCGACTTTTTTGGTGCCGAGGTTCAGCAAAGTGCGAGCAAGAGAACGCCCCTGAAAGTCATCTGATGGCACAGTACGGAACACTTGGCCCTTGTCTTCAAGACCAGTGATTTCCGGAGATGTGCCTGACGGTGTGATCAGGGTGATCCCAGCAGGAACAGTTACTGAGTTTGCAACAGCCAGAACAGATCCAGAGCAATGCGGGCCAACAAGACCAGCAACCTGTTCGATGTTCACCAGCTTGGTCGCGGCATCAACGCCGTTCTGCGGGTTACAAGCACTGTCGCCAACAACTGGCTTGA
The window above is part of the Pseudovibrio sp. Tun.PSC04-5.I4 genome. Proteins encoded here:
- the rirA gene encoding iron-responsive transcriptional regulator RirA; amino-acid sequence: MRLTQQTNYAVRALMYCAANPGRPSKVAEIAASFSMSETHLFKIMKVLVDSDLMKTIRGRNGGIVLPRPAEQISVGQVVRATEESFLLAECFDSGRQDCPLVNHCGFNSVLHEALEAFLGVLDKCTIADLADNRAGIRHLLQIEDPLLPKNIAAAE
- a CDS encoding energy transducer TonB, producing MKRNGSGKLGGSALTAALLISVSVHAAGFAWFYTRTPEVQIASSQSTSVSVVGSIEDLIAGSREVIEPIEQEQPKEIKPREIEQKEVTQEPREITPVKPVEVVEPVITPAKRIVQLIPQTVAPVIVPQIEGITQKTEISEVKPNEEAVPATPISVREVTASSEIDALKPVELTQAQSTQADLKIKAREKAESVQPEAAKPLQPKELETPVELKEVKPVEAETATRVEETKELEAKPVETNVAAVTVPIPRAAPPRPKQPNKAKPKKQKKPPQRAGNAQFNQKRGSDVTRKGTKTAKSGNNVAGSGDGAGNAAKDNYWGSVQRKLQRAAERKYPKREKKRKKTGTVRVTFTVQRSGTVTAATVSRSSGNKKLDQAALKAVRAASPFPAFPPSMRKNSISRTAPIVFRVK
- a CDS encoding biopolymer transporter ExbD, which translates into the protein MRLQTKPQKRALENTIPLINIVFLMLIFFLFAGSIDRDDAKNVKPAETREQTSRELIAGALIMAADGSILQNDQPVDVADLVPIGSESSPLMVVADKALSGQTLARTLAALKKQGFAEITLVTVRASK
- a CDS encoding biopolymer transporter ExbD; this encodes MRLSAAPKRSRAPGLTSLIDVIFLLLMFFMLASTFSVYQRLDVGTGKEGAGQMKEAPVLLRIFAEGKLTLNGDALQAELLLQSLKEAGIEQGRPIAILAAKESTVQDVVTALEMLKTAGWSATLVGN
- a CDS encoding MotA/TolQ/ExbB proton channel family protein produces the protein MIETLGLTSALSPFMGLLEKGGIVVGLLLAVSVLALTIVFAKLWQFGVAGVGRHRKAQQAVAFWRVGKRDQAYHLVVTDRSPVSDVLAHAMRGLMKPQVPEEKIREDVERVCFTHLGDLRSYLRPLDMIAQIAPLLGLFGTVIGMIGAFQAMADAGSQVDPSMLAGGIWVALLTTAVGLAVAIPASVMLSLFEGRIEREQGAMERIVTELFTGAITSVVAQTDEKATSREMARFEVVHDAP
- a CDS encoding hemin uptake protein HemP — its product is MDKSQECIENQSHEKMVDSKDLFGQEREITISHRENLYRLSITKLGKLILTK
- a CDS encoding ABC transporter substrate-binding protein, with the protein product MLKKIALAASLFGATALTAQAVQADVKIGLLGGISGPIAAMAPPMLEAAQLAFQQVNEQGGILGGQKIKPVVGDSACNPQNGVDAATKLVNIEQVAGLVGPHCSGSVLAVANSVTVPAGITLITPSGTSPEITGLEDKGQVFRTVPSDDFQGRSLARTLLNLGTKKVAVAYLNNDYGSGLSNAFKVEFEANGGEIAGYAAHEEGKASYRSNLAELARGGADTLVIFDYGDGTGLTILRQALENGFFTNFVGGDGMKSDALIRELGAENLTNFIASSPVGEKSDSLELFNEAYISVGGNPDAIFVTSSYDAAFLMALALEKSGGVSTKVSTSMAAVSNGQGEAVRPGEWKKAVELIAAGKDIDYKGASGDLNFDNAGDVPGSYGLFKVDGDAFVMQQDLN